The nucleotide window CAAATGTGTTGGCAGGGATGGGCTGTCCGTCAGCCAGCCCCGACATCGGGGGCACGCTTGGCCCACCGATAATTAAATTGGCGCTGGCCGTGCGGTGTAGGGTCATCCAAGCCCACGACTTCAGTCGTGGGTAGCTGACGCCGACTCGCAGATCGCGACGAAGTTCTCGAAGACCTCCTCGCCGCGCTCCGTGTGGGCGACCTCCGGGTGCCACTGGACGCCGTACAGCCCTGCGTCCGGGTCGGCCATCGCCTCGATGTCGCAGACCTCGGAGGTGGCGGTGCGGTCGAACCCGTCGGGAAGTTCCGTCACCTCGTCGGCGTGCGAGGCCCAGACGCGCGTCTCCGGCGCGAGCGAGCCGACGAGCGGGTCCTCGTCGTCGACGATCTCGACGTCGACGTCGGCGTAACCGCCGTAGTCGCCCGCGCCAACCGCGCCGTCCAGCTCCGCCGCGATCAGCTGCATCCCGAGGCAGATCCCGAGGACGGGAACGTCGCCGTCGAGGTGGTCCGGGGCGTTGCCGACGCGGTCCATGTCCGGCCCGCCCGAGAGGACGATCCCGTCGGCGTCGACCTCGTCGGCCGGCGTCTCCGCCGACACGATCTCGGTGTCGACGCCGAGGTCGCGGAGCGCCCGCCGTTCGAGGTGCGTGAACTGGCCGTGGAGGTCGATGACGACGATCCGAGTCATGGACTCGATTGACGGCTCCCGCACAAAAACGGCTCGGAACGGGAGACAGTACTGTGGTGGTTCCGGCGTCTAAACGGCCAAGAAGTACACGAACGTGTATCAAATGCCGGATGACGGGGTTCGCGGCCGCCACCGCTCACAGGTCGAGCGGGCCCGACTTCGTGAACTCGCGGAGCAGCACCGTCGCGTACGACCCGCTCGGCAGCGCGAACCCGAAGCGAGGGTCCCCGTCCGCCAAGGACACGTCGAGGTCCGTCCGGAGGAGAATCGCCCGGCGGGTCCCCTTCGAATCGAACTCGCCGGGGAGCGCGAAGTCGGCCGGCTCGATCCCGGCGTCCGCGAGGACCTCGCGCTCGATCTCTCCCGGCTCGCCGTCGCCGAGGTCGGTCTCGGTGCCGACAAGCGGCGCGGTGACGAACGCCCGCCCGCGCTCGCAGTGCCGCGAGACGACCTCGACCCGGTCGGCGTCGACCCGCTGGAGCCGGTCCGCGTCCGGCGCGTACAGCTCGTCGGGCGCGTCGCCGTCGGCGAAACAGACCACGTCGCCGGCGACGGGACGCTCGAACGGGAGCCCGCGGCGCAGCCGCTCGCTCACGATCCGGTTGAACAGGAACGACTGGGCGGCGTTGACGAACAGCCGCTGGAGGTTCGAGGGTACGGCCTCCAGCGCGTGCCACCAGTCCTCGTCGTCGGGCGGCGCGTCGGGGTCGACGCCGCGGTCGGCGAGCCGGTGGACCATCGAGCGCTCGAACCGGAGCTTGCCGGGAATCTCGTCGAGACAGGCCGCCCAGTCGCCGTCGCCCGTCCCGTCGGCGGCGGAGCGTTCGGCGTCGTCGACGCCGGCGGCGACGCCCCCGCCGGCGACGTCGGAGTCCACCCCGAACGCCGCGTCGACGCGGTCGCGCGCGGCCCGCGTGTCGTCCGGCTCCGTCGCCGCCGGGTTGCCGGCGT belongs to Halorubrum sp. DM2 and includes:
- a CDS encoding GMP synthase subunit A: MTRIVVIDLHGQFTHLERRALRDLGVDTEIVSAETPADEVDADGIVLSGGPDMDRVGNAPDHLDGDVPVLGICLGMQLIAAELDGAVGAGDYGGYADVDVEIVDDEDPLVGSLAPETRVWASHADEVTELPDGFDRTATSEVCDIEAMADPDAGLYGVQWHPEVAHTERGEEVFENFVAICESASATHD
- the truD gene encoding tRNA pseudouridine(13) synthase TruD, which produces MAPEHTLREAHPTERAVGIEYYVSDADGIGGRLRESPDDFRVRELEAFDAEPLDADTGSYPELVVRATLRDWDTNDFARRLSDALGVSRERVSWAGTKDKRAVTTQLFTVRGADPDDLPEIRGAEIEALGRAGRSLSFGDLAGNAFEIRVADAVDDAPERVAAAVRDLRAFAGDAEDAGDAEDAGDTGDAEDAGDTGDAEDALNDRGFPIDATVGVPNYFGQQRFGSRRPVTHVVGLAIARNDPREAVRLYAGNPAATEPDDTRAARDRVDAAFGVDSDVAGGGVAAGVDDAERSAADGTGDGDWAACLDEIPGKLRFERSMVHRLADRGVDPDAPPDDEDWWHALEAVPSNLQRLFVNAAQSFLFNRIVSERLRRGLPFERPVAGDVVCFADGDAPDELYAPDADRLQRVDADRVEVVSRHCERGRAFVTAPLVGTETDLGDGEPGEIEREVLADAGIEPADFALPGEFDSKGTRRAILLRTDLDVSLADGDPRFGFALPSGSYATVLLREFTKSGPLDL